The bacterium genome contains the following window.
ATTTGCAATTCATCCTGTTGCAGGAAGAATGCCCGGACATATGAACGTGCTTCTCGCAGAGGCTCAAGTTCCGTACGACAAGCTTCTAGCTATGGAAGACATAAATGATGACTTCCCGAATACAGATGTTGTAATTGTTATTGGAGCTAACGACGTAGTCAATCCTGCTGCAAGACACGATCAGAGCAGTCCTATTTACGGAATGCCGATACTAAATATTGATTATGCAAAAACAGTTGTGATAAATAAACGCTCACTAAACGTCGGCTACGCAGGTATTGATAATGAGCTCTTCTTTTATCCGAATGCATTGATGTATTTTGGTGATTCAAAAGAAGCAATGAGTAAGCTGGTGCATGAATTAAAAGCATTATAAAAAGAGATAGTTGAATGAATAATTAACCCCTGATTGGAAATACTCAGGGGTTTTTTATTGCATATAAATAACACATGACTCTTATTTCTTAAAAACCTAAATTGCATTATCAAATTAAACATCCTAAGGAAATAATATGAACTTCGACTGGTCAGAATACATCAATCACACTTTGAATATCACTTTGCACGAAAACTACGGTGCAATAAAAGATCCCAAACTTGACCAGCCTCTTTACGAAATAGTTTTCAAAACAGGCAGACTTATGAACGCGTACGACGATGGCTTGCTGCTTCAAACAGAAAGGGAAGGCGAAAGCATTGGGATATTCGTACCTTACACTTCAATCAAGTGTGTTGAAATTTTTGATTTTTAATTCCGGGGGAATAATGAAATCTGTTGCAGTGATTCTTGTCTTATTTTTTTTCTCGATTGGTAATTTACTTTCACAGGATTTTAAGATAAAAAGCCTTAATGTGTATACAACCAACAGTGCTACTTCATTACCGGTTCTTGATGGCAGCAACAAGCTGATTATTGAATTCGATTTCCAGGGAGATTATTATCCGAATATGAATATTGTATTCAGATTTTGTGATAAAGGATGGACACCTACCAAAAACGTATTTCTACTCAACTCGCAATACAGTACATATTATTTTCTTGATTTTGAAGAACTGCCGCTTACTGTAATTGATGATGCACGCTATCATCACAAAAGTACTTACCCCGATGACAGAAATCAGGTAGAGTTCCCGTTTTCAGGTAAGTGGAGATTTTATTTGACCGATACCCAGGATACGTCAATTGTATATGCTTCGGGGAAATTTTTTGTAGTGAAGAATAATGTAGAGCTTGGTGTGCGACTCAAAAGAGATGAGCTTGAAGATCAGTCATACTGGCCGGTCGAACTTGCAAAAGCAATTAATGTAACAACAGATTTTTATCTACCAGATGATTTTCATCCTGCATTCGTCGACAGGATTGAGATTATCGACAACCAGCGAATCTATGATCCTGTAATAATTGACAGGAAGACGAATACACTTTTTAGATTTTATAAATGGGATGCGAACCGTAGTTTTACTTTTACAGCAAGAGATATCCCGGCAGGTAATGAGTTCAGGCAGGTGGACATAAGAGATCATAATCTTTTTAGTACGAAGGATGTTCGCGCACAGCTTGATGGATTAGAATATTCAAGATTCTTTCTTAACCCTGTTAACAAAGATTTGAATGGAGGGGAAATTTTTTCTGAGTACCGGGATGAATTTTCAACCTACCTGAAAGTAACTTTCTCAATTCGTCCGCCGGAAGAAAATTTCAAAAACATATTTTTAGTCGGTGCATTCAATGACTGGAGGCTTTCAACGGATTACATGATGAA
Protein-coding sequences here:
- a CDS encoding DUF5103 domain-containing protein, with the protein product MKSVAVILVLFFFSIGNLLSQDFKIKSLNVYTTNSATSLPVLDGSNKLIIEFDFQGDYYPNMNIVFRFCDKGWTPTKNVFLLNSQYSTYYFLDFEELPLTVIDDARYHHKSTYPDDRNQVEFPFSGKWRFYLTDTQDTSIVYASGKFFVVKNNVELGVRLKRDELEDQSYWPVELAKAINVTTDFYLPDDFHPAFVDRIEIIDNQRIYDPVIIDRKTNTLFRFYKWDANRSFTFTARDIPAGNEFRQVDIRDHNLFSTKDVRAQLDGLEYSRFFLNPVNKDLNGGEIFSEYRDEFSTYLKVTFSIRPPEENFKNIFLVGAFNDWRLSTDYMMKESGGVYSITIPLKRGIYDYQYVAADVDAGEILNADWLILEGNTWLNSKEFDVFLYYNEQDKGGYERIIGYKRVSTQ